The Malus domestica chromosome 08, GDT2T_hap1 genomic interval TTCGACCTTAGATttaatgtatttataaatttaaaatctaaaattaataattttgaatCAGGACCGTCCAGATCAATGTCGTCCGatcaaaataaagcaattgggaTTGCACATGGGTGGCTGACAACCCATCAGGTCCCATTTTTCTTCACTTCTGGCAAGTTTCCTTCCTTTCGGTGAGTCAATAATGCACGTCAACAATACGCGTTTCCACACTTTTTTTGTACAGTTTCCACGCGTCCGCCAtctatttcctttttcttcgTTGATGTGCCGAAACTGCCCTCCAGCTGGATCTCCGGAATTCCAGAAGGATCCTTTTCGGGTCTAGATCTTAAAAATCTTTAAATTATGTCCGTATATTGTAGATCagtcaaatattatttatatttaatataaaataaaaatatttaaaataatttttaacagtCCAATTTACATGAACGGACACAACAACCTGAATATTCTCAGGATCTTCCCATAGAGAATCCTCCGGAATTGGGTTAATGGTTCTGTGTTCTTCTAGATAATTCCTCTCTCATCATTGCACCCCACCCACTAATTCCTCTCTCCCACGCCTCACTTGATCTCTCATTACACTCAGACTCCTCCATCTTCCAATACTGTCACTCTCTCTCATCCCTCACAAACTCCTCCCATCTGGCCCCCTCTGCAACTCTCCTTCTCCCTCTCGGCAAAACCCACCGTATCACCTCCAAACACCACCCAAACTCACCCAAAAATCAAAGCGGTCAAGGCGGTGGAGAAGTGGGTTAATGGTTCTGTGTTCTTCTTGATAATTGTATGCGTTTATGCCCTCATGATATTATGAGATATCATGGGATTGTTTGTGATCCCACTAAATACATCGCAATAAGGATAatagttcatatttttttatgagGGATAATGGTTCTATTTTTTTACGGTGAATTGTCGAGTGCTAGGTGCACGTATTCAATTCAgaatttaaaagattttaatgaattttataaattcatgaatttttatgtaatttaattgatttgtagagatttttttataacttttgatttaattttttaaatttttttatagaagagagtgaGATTTATGAATActtaaaattctcaaattttctataatttctTAACTTTTTCAGTTCTTTAAATAAATTTCTTAATTTGTAATTGAATACGCTTAGAAAGTataaatttcattaaaattctaattgaatacaatcggattttaagaattttaataACCTATCATAAAATCATGATTGAATGTGTTGAATTTTATACAattactttaaattttaattgaataccCTTCAATTACTTATTTGATCGTTCTCTAATCAAGATAATCTAATGTGAAGAACGAAGCACAATCTGTTGAAAAAAATGTTCTCAAATTCGATCTTTTCCTcaatggtttcaattaattaatattttacgTTAATAGTTACCAATCTATTTGTCCTGAGATATTTCAACTTTTCTGATATAAATTTACCAATATAATTTTATCAACTTTTTGATAATTCTTAACTCACTTGGTGATTAAGTTGTTTAGAAGTGTTTTCACCAtgttattataaaataaaaaaattcaaattttaaattttaattcataTGAGCTAATGATTGGAAAGTATATAAAGATTTTTGAAAAGTAAAAGAATTTTCATGTTAAGTATATGATTGTGTTGTTCCACCATGATTAGTTTTAGTAAATAAGATAGATATTTAATCTGCTTTAATTTGTATTTAATAGAAATAATTGTTTTGATAAATGTGAATATATTGTTTGCATGCTTAATAACAAATTATTTGCTTTTTTGGGTGCCAGCTATTGTCAACTCCATTGGTAGTGACATAGAACAACAATTTGCGATGTGCTTCAAATGTTTGCAAGTTCAAGAACACTGAAGCAAATTATTCTCTCCATAGTGCTCAAGTCGATGACAGCTGGCATGCTAATGCTATTTTCCAACAAAACATtatttaaactatttttttttaacataaacAAGGTGATTGCTAGTGTTGTAGTGTAACACTAATTTGGGAAGTTCACATTTTCTCcttctttgattttattttttcattcatCATTCCTTTCATCAGATATGCTTTTCAGCATTATTACAGGTTTCAGTTTATTTGGAACTcatggataattttttttttttttaaaaggaccTATTCCGAAGGCCGGAAAGATTCATAGAAACATTTCAGTTTTTTCCTAGCCACAGTCAAGCAGACTCACTAGCTATATTTGTTGATGCAATGAGTAACTTTTTAGTTTTCTTAGCTCATTGAATATGTTATTTACTGCATTCtatgccttttttttcttttctgaaaaaaaatgttttcttatgaattaataataaataaaaatctgaGAACACAAATTTTGGAAAGAACGACTGTAAGTATACAACCGATATTATTAATTGTATGTTAAAATTGATTAAAAAAGCTATGAAtgtaacgaaaagcttccggtactgttcactttaacaaaataaccacatttttacactaaaaagttaatcttggTACCATTcatttatcctttattttgtcattatcgtttaAACTCAAGTTTTCAAGcagttttcattagttttccttacatTATATGAGTCACCAACTTTTACCAAATCAATAACTTACAACTAAGAATGTGAGTAAATTTTGGTATAAGTGTTGTTTTATAAAAATTGTACGCAAGTCTATTATGCTTGAGATTATAACCTGAAAAACACATACGTggagtttgttttgtttaaatttggaagttttgtgattttgaGATTTATAAATATCATAATTTTAATCTGTGAATTTTTTAATTCAGATTATTTTATACGTTCTGATGAGagagtgagttgaaattgtgatttgtttttgtCATTGTACATAGGCAGAAGTTGGTTCAAGGTTGAATTAACAGTTATATCTTTTCCAATTCCATGTTTGTAGATAATAACGATGCACTCATACAACGTTCTCTATCTAGCTAAGAGTGTTGGTAGTGGTGAAGTCTTGCTGAATTGCTGAAAAAAAAGTCCTCTCCAATTGGTTTGAACCAAACtccaatccaaaaaaaaaaaaaacactaggtAACCACACTCTATCCTTATCCAGTAGAActttgcaagaaaaaaaaaagaaattattacGTTCTCTTCCTTCTTACTTCATTAGCTTATTCTCAATTTACAGAACGACCGATTTGTATTGGTGCTCCAAGGAACGTATATATTGAAGAGCAACTCACTTCATCCATAACCAACAGAGCTAAGGGTACGTTCTTTAATTATAACCATATTTGATTTGAGTTTGAATCTTGGATCTCATTTATGGTAATTTGGTGGTTGTCTtcatatttgatttgatttaggGGCTTTTCACATGTAATTAGGCCCGTAATAACAGAGAAAAATGCTCCGGATTCAATAGTTTGTAGAATCGATTTACTTTATAACACTAAAGAAATTTTACAAATAAGAATCAATTGGAACATGACAAATGGATAGATAAGGGTGTCGGAATCGGGATGTGGGCTAGTGTAGCTtataatttagggtttaggactCGGCCTTTGAACAGAATCCTAAACTCGTTATCGCTTAAACCTAAGTCATAAAAATGAACCCTAtaatttttatacaaaaaaaaaaaaaaaaaaaaatcaacaatcgTGAGTTTTTTGGTAAACAATGGGGCATTTGGTTTGCTTCTAAATCTGGTGCCATGCAAGCTTGTACTTTTTAGTCAGTGTATTGATTATTTATCGTGTTTATGTTAAATCTGCAATAGTTCAGTGTACATACGTGATGTAATCTTGAGAAAGAATGAAGAAAATCAGAGAAATTTAGAGATGAAATGCTTGAGCTAATAGTAGCAGCTCAGCATCCTTCATACATTCTTATCTCTTCTCCTTCACTACCAAATAAAGACAATTACTCTGAGCCCTTCAATCTAAAAAACTAATTTGGTGCATACACTTGTCTAATGAAACCAAGTCCACACCTAGGGAGCGTTTGTTGCatcggactatctcggactagaCTAGCTTctgggactaagctggactggcttagactctaccaagctggactgacttagtgaaacgtttggtgcagtgtcggactaaaaagaAGGATAATAACAAACtacaatattatattttttaattcatatataataatattatattaattaatttttttttattctaataAAACCCTCCTTCTCACTGGAAGCCTCCATCTTTTTCTCCCTCGTTCTCTCTGTCCCACGCTCTCCTTCcattccctcttttttttttccgattaattgccaatttttttttttgcaaaacgAAGAATCGAGCTTGGTTTTTTAGGTTTTTGTTCGGTGCAAGATCCCAATTGGAGAGAGCTTTCCAAGTCCGTGGATTCAATCGGAGCTCCAAGTCTGTGGAGCGGCGGAACAGGCCTCCAGCGATGCATGGCTAGCTGATCGGCGACAAGTCGGGGTTTATGGAGTCGGGGAAGTGAGAGATGGCGATGGCTTGGATTTGCAGATGGTGTGGGCGAGCGCGAACGCGCAGATCGGCATCGACGTCTGCGTCGAGCTTTGGGTGAACGACAATCTAGATTTGCTCACCCAGGGAGCCATCGTCGTAGTCGAGTAGCAAACGAGAAGAGAGCGAGAGAGTGTGGTGGTCTGGTGGTGTGATTTGGCTGGAGCGAGGACAGAAAGCAAGCAACACAGGGAGAAGAGCAGAGGGAGGTCTTAGCAGTCCCATGGTTATTAGGGGGTCTTACTAAGCCCTCTTAGCGAAGGGTTTTGTCAATGCGAGTCCTCcttagtctcattaatgttaaTCCCAGCACGGAACGAACACGGTATTAGACTAACCgctagtctagtccagtccaatccCATTTAGTGAACCCCACTTTATTAAAACGTAATTAATATTCGAAAATTACAACTAAATGCCAAAAAACTAGAGTTAGTTTCTAATCTTAGACAAGGTTTTATTCAAAAAGTAATCTTTTTCAAGAAGTGGTTTCCGTTTTTCATAATACACTTTGAAATGTAGTGTGTTTATTTATAAGTTGTTGAAAGATTACTCGTAAGTCAATTAGAAAAGCAAAGTATTTCTTGAGCTcctttttttctaatttaatttgtatTCATCAGCAGGCATGGAGATTGTTAATCAAATTGTCGGAAAAGTTGCCGAGTATGCAGTTGAACCAGCTATACGTCAAGTGGGTTACCTAGTTCACTGCAACAGAAACCTTGAGAGTTTACAGACTCGAGTGAACGAATTAAGTGCCGCTAGAGGGCGGCTACAgcgcgacgttgttggagctgAAGACAAAGGTGAAAAAATCCACACTGTCGTCCAGAACTGGCTGAAAAGCGTGGATGAGATCACCGAGAAGGCGAACGAATTATGCAGGAGATCAACAAAGATGAGCTGTCTCCGTGGGGTTTGTCCAAACCCGGTGCTCCGTTACAAGCTAGGCAGGAGATCAAAAAAGTTGGAGCAGGCGGTTGTTGAGCTCTACGACAAAGGAAATTTCGCTAGGCAGGACATTTCGTACAATGTCCGCCCACAAGAGGTATGCATGGTTTCTGACAAACATTATGAGGCATTTGATTCGAGGACTTCAACTGTAGAGGAAATCATGGATGAACTGAGAACTCCTAATACCCGCCTGATTTTGGTGTATGGTATTGGCGGCGTGGGGAAGACCACACTCGTTGAAGAAGTCCTTAAGCAAGCTGTAAATGAGAAGTTATTTGCTGATGCGGTTATGGTAACAAGTGTGCAAAATCCGGACCTTGAAGGAATTCAAAAAGAAATTGCCATAAAGTTGGGTATGGAAGTTAAAGAAAGCGAAACTATGCCAGTAAGAGCACCTCGTCTATGTGACAGGGTAAAAGACAAGAAAGTTCTTgtaattttagacaacattttgGAAAGCATTGACTTGCAGAGTGTAGGACTACCTTGTCTGCCGACTTGTAGAATCCTGTTGACATCCAGAACTCGAAAATCGCTATCCTCAGAGAAGCGGTTGCAAAAAGACTTTGAGCTTCAATTTTTAAACGAGGAAGAAGCTTGGAGTTTATTTGAGGCAAAGGCAGGTGGTGTTGTTAAAAATCCCGCAATACGAACTGTGGCAACCCAAGTAGCCAAAAAATGCCGGGGTTGGCCACTTTTGGTTGTCACAGTCGCAAGCTCTTTAAGAAATAGAAGTACTTTACCAGTATGGAATGATGCCTTGAGATACCTAGAAGTGTTTGACAATGAAGACTCAGCCGAACAAGAAGCATACTCGGTTTTAAAGTGGAGTTACAATCAATTGGATGATCAAAAGCTTAAGCCACTATTCTTGATCTGTGGAATTTTGGTACGTCTCGGGGGAAGCTACACTTCTCTGACAAGCTTGTTGAAATATACATTTGGTTTGGGTTTTTTTAAGAACATTGATTCAGTGGAGCATGCACAAAATGCGTTGCACACGCGGATTGAAGAGCTTAAAGACTTTTGTCTGTTACTCGACTCCGAAGACAATACATCAATCACAATGCATGATTTGTTACGTGATGTTGCCATCTCGATTGCATCCGAAGACCAACGTGCCTTACTAAGAGTAAAAGGAGATGACTTGAAGGAATGGCCAAACAATGAGGAGTTTTCTGAAAATTGCACAATGATATCTTTGTCTTGCGAAAACATCCCTAGGCTTCCTGAAGTTTTGAAATGCCAACAACTGGAGTTGTTTCATTTGGAACATGATGGTGGCTTGCTTGAAATACCAGGTAACTTTTTTGTGGAGATGAAAAAGCTtaaagttatggatttaaacaATGCAAACTTTTCGTCACTGCCTCAATCTCTTCATCTCCTACAAAATCTTCAGACATTGTGTTTGGATCATTGCGTGTTGGAAGACATAACTCTAGTCGGACAGCTATCGCAACTAGAAATTCTCAGCTTTATATGTTCCCAGTTTGAAGTGTTGCCTGAAGAAATAGGGAAATTGACTCGTCTTCGACTGCTGGATTTAAGCGGCTGCTCTCAACTTGAAGTCATTTCACCTAATGTTATATCACGTTTGACAAGTCTAGAAGACTTGAGAATGAAAGAGAGCTTCAACGGATGGGTGCCCGAAGGAGTAAGCGGAGAAAGAAGTAATGCTAGCCTTTCAGAACTGAAGGACTTGCCTCATTTAGCTGCATTAAGCATACATGTTCCAGATGCTGGCAGTATTCCGACGGACTTGTTCGCTGGCAAGTTAAAAAGATACCAAATTTTAATCGGTGCTTCGTTGGCATGGTACAATGTGGATGAAACCCTCAACACATTGAGGCTAAAGCTCCCAACTGGCTGTGAATTGGACCATGGTCTAGAAATGCTGTTGAAGAGATCATGTGAAGATTTGTACTTGGATGGGTCGGAGGGAGCTGATAATATTGTGTACCACTCAGGTAGTGAAGATTTTCAACAACTCAAGCATCTCCATGTCGAAAACAATGCCCAATTTACACACATCATTACTGAAGAGGTATGCCACTAGTGTCATTCTTTCCCATTTATGCCATTAGTActcgttcttttctttttttatctaGTGCGTATCAAGAAATATACGTtg includes:
- the LOC103434122 gene encoding probable disease resistance protein At4g27220, translating into MEIVNQIVGKVAEYAVEPAIRQVGYLVHCNRNLESLQTRVNELSAARGRLQRDVVGAEDKGEKIHTVVQNWLKSVDEITEKANELCRRSTKMSCLRGVCPNPVLRYKLGRRSKKLEQAVVELYDKGNFARQDISYNVRPQEVCMVSDKHYEAFDSRTSTVEEIMDELRTPNTRLILVYGIGGVGKTTLVEEVLKQAVNEKLFADAVMVTSVQNPDLEGIQKEIAIKLGMEVKESETMPVRAPRLCDRVKDKKVLVILDNILESIDLQSVGLPCLPTCRILLTSRTRKSLSSEKRLQKDFELQFLNEEEAWSLFEAKAGGVVKNPAIRTVATQVAKKCRGWPLLVVTVASSLRNRSTLPVWNDALRYLEVFDNEDSAEQEAYSVLKWSYNQLDDQKLKPLFLICGILVRLGGSYTSLTSLLKYTFGLGFFKNIDSVEHAQNALHTRIEELKDFCLLLDSEDNTSITMHDLLRDVAISIASEDQRALLRVKGDDLKEWPNNEEFSENCTMISLSCENIPRLPEVLKCQQLELFHLEHDGGLLEIPGNFFVEMKKLKVMDLNNANFSSLPQSLHLLQNLQTLCLDHCVLEDITLVGQLSQLEILSFICSQFEVLPEEIGKLTRLRLLDLSGCSQLEVISPNVISRLTSLEDLRMKESFNGWVPEGVSGERSNASLSELKDLPHLAALSIHVPDAGSIPTDLFAGKLKRYQILIGASLAWYNVDETLNTLRLKLPTGCELDHGLEMLLKRSCEDLYLDGSEGADNIVYHSGSEDFQQLKHLHVENNAQFTHIITEEVVLPNLTSLEVCCCTGLTFVLSSSMARNLVQLKKLEITKCESMEEMVSTKEYGEGKTDVMFCKLQHLELGDLPELSRFCSASCNVQFPSLESLEIRNCEKLKGFVFDPRSETEEVYLLFDDKVVLPNLTSLVVDDCTCLTFVLSSSMARNLVQLQELEITWCKSLEEIVSTKEYGEEKTYAMFCKLQHLKLRELPKLSRFCSASCNVQFPSLEGLEIENCEELKGFVFDPKLETKEVYFLFDDKVGFPKLEKLSIRELSILTTIWHNQLDPGSFYKLRDVDVRRCGRLISIITPSIAGRLNALRSLRISRCDRLEVVFEIKETPDTSTTQLKMSGCENLDSVSIEECEKLKYIFPCSVARGLQQLRVLSVLHCDGMEEIVSKEEGLEMMPKFVFPKATYIGFIGLDQLKSFYPGIHASEWPLLEQVEVRRCGKLDIFVSKISSFQKHEFDGLDTPIKHSLFLIDKDVSFPNLETMTLDRDMEIWCGPSTSQLFRKLKSLKFMWGQNVSLFENNENPDASFPHMSVLKLHDMWKLTHLRNENFPGAGPVFPNLEVLEVWACVALKDIGSSAIPFKNLTTLEVHGCHSLKHLATYTIAKTLKRLREMVVGDCKTITEIGATTSDGDDAGNDGEISFCQLQSLVLYELPSLQDFFSGNCIVKFPSLKTVNIYECPKLKINSSEWKSSPQLQGVRLTENPTQYFWYRW